In Hydrogenovibrio marinus, a single genomic region encodes these proteins:
- a CDS encoding YciI family protein, protein MFAVVITYKCPIEDVEKYHAEHVEFLNKQYEAGVFIASGRRNPRIGGVILASGVDKESLESILSLDPFKREGLADYDVIEFIPSRMQPGFEAFVK, encoded by the coding sequence ATGTTTGCAGTTGTTATCACTTATAAATGCCCTATTGAAGATGTTGAAAAATATCATGCTGAGCACGTCGAATTTTTAAATAAACAATATGAAGCAGGTGTATTTATCGCTTCTGGTAGAAGGAACCCAAGAATTGGCGGCGTCATTCTTGCATCAGGAGTCGACAAAGAAAGCTTGGAAAGCATTCTGTCACTTGACCCTTTCAAACGAGAAGGTCTAGCTGATTATGATGTCATCGAGTTCATTCCAAGCAGAATGCAGCCTGGCTTTGAAGCTTTTGTAAAATAA
- a CDS encoding AraC family transcriptional regulator has protein sequence MNVEKVTNEQQVIEPPSPASYYLDETKPVLARAVEMQKARRTRLHNHPRAQLIYAINGVVRVLTTEGTWIVPPTQAVWIPSSVMHETLAVNKVSVRNLFIDPSATENLPRNVCVFNVSALLRELILKAVSIGNEYQPDSSEYRIMQVILDTLKEAQSTTLHLPMGKDPRLQKVIEALLENPDSNRTLDDWASFVGASSRTLARLFNKETGMNFGQWRNQLRLIEAIDRLGQGQSVTNVAIDLGYNSPSAFIAMFRKKLGKPPVAYFREISEG, from the coding sequence ATGAATGTCGAAAAAGTGACAAACGAACAACAGGTCATAGAGCCACCCTCTCCGGCGTCTTATTATTTGGATGAGACAAAGCCAGTATTGGCGCGTGCCGTTGAAATGCAAAAGGCGAGAAGAACCCGGTTACATAATCACCCAAGGGCACAGCTGATTTATGCCATCAATGGAGTGGTGAGAGTGCTGACAACTGAAGGCACTTGGATTGTGCCGCCAACACAGGCGGTGTGGATTCCATCCAGCGTTATGCATGAAACACTGGCAGTGAATAAAGTCTCGGTGCGCAATCTCTTCATTGACCCTTCGGCAACCGAAAACTTGCCCAGAAATGTCTGCGTGTTTAACGTTTCGGCATTGCTGCGGGAGTTGATATTGAAAGCGGTTTCAATTGGTAACGAGTATCAGCCAGACTCAAGTGAATACCGAATCATGCAGGTAATTTTGGACACGCTTAAAGAGGCACAATCCACAACTTTGCACTTACCGATGGGAAAAGATCCAAGGCTTCAAAAGGTGATTGAGGCATTATTGGAAAATCCTGACAGTAATCGAACCTTGGACGACTGGGCGTCTTTTGTCGGGGCAAGCAGCCGGACTTTGGCAAGGTTGTTCAATAAAGAAACCGGAATGAATTTTGGGCAATGGCGCAATCAGTTACGCTTGATTGAAGCAATAGATCGACTAGGGCAGGGGCAATCGGTGACTAACGTTGCGATTGACTTGGGTTATAACAGCCCCAGCGCGTTTATCGCCATGTTTCGTAAGAAACTGGGTAAACCGCCGGTAGCCTATTTCCGAGAAATTTCCGAGGGTTAA
- a CDS encoding COG4705 family protein yields the protein MNTNHNEVLSKVPEVTLVFWIIKIFATTLGETGGDALSMSLGLGYLESTYIFAGVFIIAVAAQIYSKAFHPVIYWITIIATTTVGTTMADFADRSLGIGYASGSTILLLLLLSSLFIWRKTLGTVSINSVSSPKSEAFYWVTIMFSQTLGTALGDWVADTQGLGYEASIFIFGGALALIAVAYYKTKISHVVLFWLAFILTRPLGAVVGDFLDKPVANGGLELSRFSATATLLLLIIFFLFAFKQRAAKSSH from the coding sequence ATGAATACCAATCACAATGAAGTGCTGAGTAAAGTCCCAGAAGTCACACTTGTTTTCTGGATCATCAAAATATTTGCAACCACTCTGGGTGAAACTGGCGGTGATGCCCTTTCCATGTCTTTAGGACTCGGCTACCTGGAAAGCACTTATATCTTTGCAGGTGTGTTTATTATTGCCGTTGCCGCACAAATCTACTCAAAAGCATTTCATCCTGTCATCTACTGGATCACCATCATTGCCACCACGACTGTCGGCACCACTATGGCAGACTTTGCGGACCGTTCTTTGGGCATAGGTTATGCGAGCGGCTCAACCATTTTGTTACTACTGCTTTTAAGTTCACTGTTTATTTGGCGTAAAACACTGGGAACAGTTTCCATCAATAGCGTAAGTTCTCCTAAGTCTGAAGCCTTCTACTGGGTCACCATCATGTTCTCGCAGACACTGGGGACAGCATTGGGTGACTGGGTCGCAGATACGCAAGGGTTAGGCTATGAAGCCAGTATCTTTATCTTTGGGGGTGCGCTGGCATTGATTGCTGTTGCCTACTACAAAACCAAAATTTCGCATGTTGTGCTCTTCTGGCTGGCCTTTATTTTGACAAGACCATTGGGTGCCGTGGTCGGTGACTTCCTTGACAAGCCAGTAGCGAATGGCGGCTTGGAATTGAGCAGATTTTCAGCAACCGCCACACTCCTGTTGCTGATTATTTTCTTCCTGTTCGCCTTTAAGCAACGCGCAGCGAAAAGTAGTCACTAA
- a CDS encoding SLC13 family permease translates to MSSITQTQPNYLSFSSLVTLFAAILGITIMFFPVLNLPVEQRHVAGLGIIIISLWATAKLPEHLTAVLFFLVAMLMGLGTPTVVFSGFSSSAFWMIFGGLVIASAVKNTGLSDRIVHSVADKLNGSYARLVLGVIVVGILLGFVMPSATARIALLIPIIIVMSEGFGFHSGSKGRTGLVLAAIFGTFFPTFSVLPNNVPNMVLVGSIETLYNIEPLYGEYLMLHFPVLGVLKALVIWGLIVWQFPDTPKAYVSPHETTPPFTRAQFKMSVILAVTVGLWLTDFIHHISPAWIAVGAAFLLLLPGFGLVNGKQFNDDIKLPPFLIVAGILGLGALLSSSGLSNVIAHQLTQTLPLSSGHDFMNFMSLALMAMTTSVATTAPGVPAVLTPLAEQLAHAAGLPLNTVLMTQVLGFSTPIFIYQVPPLVIGMQLAGEKMIHGAKMVLMLAITSALVLLPLDYLWWKLLGWI, encoded by the coding sequence ATGTCCTCAATCACTCAAACCCAACCAAATTACTTGTCCTTTTCCAGCTTGGTGACTTTGTTTGCAGCTATCCTGGGCATCACCATCATGTTTTTCCCTGTTTTAAACTTGCCTGTTGAACAGCGCCATGTTGCTGGATTGGGCATCATCATTATCAGCCTATGGGCAACCGCAAAACTCCCCGAACACCTGACTGCCGTCCTGTTTTTCCTAGTCGCGATGTTGATGGGACTTGGCACGCCAACTGTGGTATTTTCTGGGTTTTCCTCTTCGGCATTCTGGATGATTTTCGGCGGGTTAGTCATTGCCTCCGCGGTAAAAAATACTGGGCTGAGTGATCGTATCGTGCATAGCGTAGCAGACAAACTAAACGGCAGTTATGCACGTCTGGTCTTAGGTGTGATTGTGGTTGGTATCTTACTGGGCTTTGTCATGCCGTCTGCAACTGCACGCATTGCCTTGCTGATTCCCATCATTATTGTCATGTCAGAAGGATTCGGCTTTCACAGCGGTTCAAAGGGCAGAACCGGGTTAGTGCTGGCCGCCATTTTCGGGACTTTCTTCCCGACCTTTTCAGTACTGCCGAACAACGTCCCCAACATGGTTTTAGTGGGGAGTATTGAAACGCTTTACAACATCGAGCCGCTTTATGGGGAATACCTGATGTTGCACTTTCCAGTGCTTGGCGTGCTAAAAGCCTTGGTGATTTGGGGATTGATTGTCTGGCAGTTTCCAGACACGCCAAAGGCCTATGTTTCTCCTCACGAAACCACACCACCTTTCACTCGGGCACAGTTCAAAATGTCAGTGATTTTGGCTGTCACGGTCGGGCTTTGGTTAACGGATTTTATTCACCACATTTCTCCAGCATGGATTGCCGTGGGCGCAGCATTTTTATTGCTTCTACCGGGCTTTGGCTTGGTGAATGGCAAGCAATTCAATGATGACATCAAACTGCCGCCCTTCTTGATTGTTGCCGGTATATTGGGATTAGGCGCCTTACTGTCGAGCTCAGGACTCAGTAATGTCATTGCCCATCAACTGACGCAAACGTTACCCTTATCATCAGGACATGACTTCATGAACTTTATGTCCTTGGCATTAATGGCGATGACGACTTCCGTGGCGACCACTGCACCTGGTGTTCCAGCGGTACTAACACCACTTGCAGAACAATTGGCACACGCCGCAGGGCTGCCTTTAAACACAGTACTGATGACTCAAGTGCTTGGATTTTCCACCCCGATTTTTATCTACCAAGTTCCTCCTCTCGTCATAGGGATGCAACTGGCAGGGGAAAAGATGATTCATGGCGCAAAAATGGTGCTGATGTTGGCTATCACCAGCGCATTGGTACTGTTGCCATTGGATTACCTCTGGTGGAAACTGCTAGGCTGGATATAG